The following proteins come from a genomic window of Proteiniphilum propionicum:
- the serS gene encoding serine--tRNA ligase produces the protein MLTLKTINSNPEEVVRRLSKKHFDAKEIIDQIISLDELRRNTQTSLDSVLSEIRSISKSIGMLIKEGKKDEANAARDRVGLLKESSAGLDVTLKDTEAKISDLLVTIPNLPHDSVPEGKGAEDNVIERSGGELPTLPQGALPHWELAKKYDIIDFELGVKITGAGFPVYKGKGARLQRSLINFFLDSARDAGFLEVQPPYVVNSDSGFGTGQLPDKEGQMYHVGLDDLYLIPTAEVPVTNIYRDVILEEKDLPVKNTAYSACFRREAGSYGKDVRGLNRLHQFDKVEIVCIEKPENSYVRLNEMVAYVQTLVEKLGLPWRILRLCGGDTSFTSALTFDFEVFSAAQERWLEVSSVSNFESYQANRLKCRYRDEGRKTQLCHTLNGSALALPRIVAALLENNQTPDGICIPEVLVPYCGFDMIR, from the coding sequence ATGCTGACACTCAAAACAATCAATTCGAACCCGGAAGAGGTAGTAAGGCGCCTGTCGAAAAAGCACTTCGATGCAAAAGAGATTATTGATCAAATTATTAGCCTGGATGAACTGCGACGAAATACCCAGACATCGCTTGACTCTGTTTTAAGCGAGATTAGAAGTATTTCCAAATCTATCGGAATGTTAATAAAAGAAGGGAAAAAAGATGAGGCAAATGCTGCCCGCGATAGAGTGGGACTATTGAAAGAATCTTCCGCAGGACTCGATGTAACGTTGAAAGATACCGAAGCGAAAATTTCTGATTTGCTGGTTACGATACCAAACCTGCCACATGACTCGGTACCCGAAGGAAAAGGAGCAGAAGATAATGTTATTGAGCGTAGTGGAGGAGAGTTGCCCACATTGCCTCAGGGTGCTCTTCCGCACTGGGAGCTGGCTAAAAAGTATGATATTATTGATTTTGAGCTTGGTGTAAAGATAACCGGTGCCGGATTTCCTGTATATAAAGGTAAGGGTGCGAGACTACAACGTTCACTGATAAATTTTTTTCTTGATTCTGCTCGTGATGCCGGATTTCTTGAAGTGCAGCCACCATATGTGGTAAACAGCGATTCAGGGTTTGGAACCGGCCAGCTGCCCGATAAAGAGGGGCAGATGTATCATGTTGGCCTTGACGACCTTTACCTGATTCCCACTGCCGAAGTTCCGGTCACCAATATCTACCGCGATGTAATACTTGAAGAGAAAGACCTTCCTGTAAAAAACACCGCATATTCTGCTTGTTTCAGGCGTGAGGCAGGTTCTTACGGGAAAGATGTACGCGGACTGAACCGTTTGCATCAGTTCGACAAGGTTGAGATTGTATGTATTGAAAAACCTGAGAATTCTTATGTGCGGCTCAACGAAATGGTAGCTTACGTACAGACTCTAGTTGAAAAGCTGGGCCTTCCGTGGCGTATATTACGTCTGTGCGGGGGTGATACAAGCTTTACATCGGCATTGACTTTCGACTTTGAAGTCTTTTCTGCCGCACAGGAAAGATGGCTTGAGGTGAGCTCTGTATCTAATTTCGAAAGCTACCAGGCAAACCGTCTTAAGTGCCGTTATCGTGACGAGGGCCGCAAAACACAACTTTGTCATACCCTCAACGGTAGCGCCCTTGCTCTTCCCCGCATAGTGGCTGCATTGCTCGAAAACAACCAGACACCCGATGGAATATGCATACCAGAGGTATTGGTCCCATACTGTGGGTTTGATATGATAAGGTAA
- the tilS gene encoding tRNA lysidine(34) synthetase TilS: MVITVRRYIDNEKLLSPWARVVVGLSGGMDSMALLDILTLLGYNCVAAHCNFHLRGDESDRDAAFVKKWCSDSDIQFTSVDFDTAHYAAAKKISIEMAARELRYSWFEKVRKQYGAYAVAVAHHKDDSVETVLLNLIRGSGIRGLTGIASKNKNVVRPLLCVTRAEIEEYITNRGIPYVTDSTNNEDFYLRNYIRINIIPLLKELNPSVCEAINRTSRNISEAEKVYSEYIHKIIKSVCNNNKIDIRQLRQTASPQSVLYEILSPLGFNTTVIENILQSMDSNPGKVFYSEGYRVVKDRNSFLIGSLEDGLARRESYLISDDTEEITDPVCLAFHRKTMPVEIDKSSNYLYADADKLKFPLKLRRWRQGDWFVPFGMKGKKKLSDYFTDRKFSLPDKEDVWVLLSGDDIVWIVGERSDNRFRITERSINAFMVEYRGC, encoded by the coding sequence ATGGTTATAACAGTTCGCAGATATATAGATAATGAAAAATTACTCTCTCCATGGGCCCGCGTCGTTGTCGGACTCAGTGGAGGAATGGATTCTATGGCTCTGCTTGATATTCTCACTCTTTTGGGGTATAATTGCGTAGCTGCCCATTGCAATTTCCATCTCAGGGGTGATGAGTCGGACCGGGATGCCGCTTTTGTAAAAAAATGGTGCAGTGATTCTGATATCCAGTTTACATCTGTCGACTTCGATACAGCGCATTATGCTGCCGCCAAAAAGATCTCCATTGAAATGGCTGCACGTGAATTGCGTTACAGCTGGTTTGAGAAAGTCAGAAAACAGTACGGCGCTTATGCTGTTGCCGTTGCTCACCATAAGGACGACTCTGTAGAGACGGTTCTGTTGAACCTTATCCGTGGCTCCGGCATAAGAGGGCTGACCGGCATTGCTTCAAAGAATAAAAACGTGGTACGCCCTCTGCTGTGTGTTACACGTGCAGAGATTGAAGAGTATATAACAAATCGTGGCATACCCTATGTAACCGACAGTACCAACAATGAAGATTTCTATTTGCGCAATTATATCAGGATAAATATTATTCCGCTACTGAAAGAGTTGAATCCTTCCGTTTGTGAAGCAATCAACCGTACCTCCCGGAATATCTCGGAAGCAGAGAAAGTGTATTCCGAATACATCCATAAAATAATTAAGAGTGTCTGCAATAATAACAAAATAGATATCAGGCAGCTTCGGCAAACAGCATCACCGCAATCAGTATTATATGAGATATTATCTCCTCTGGGTTTCAATACAACCGTAATTGAAAATATACTCCAGAGTATGGATAGTAATCCCGGGAAAGTTTTTTATAGTGAAGGGTACCGTGTGGTAAAGGATCGCAACAGTTTTCTTATCGGCTCCCTTGAAGACGGTTTGGCAAGAAGGGAATCTTATTTAATCTCTGATGATACTGAGGAGATAACCGATCCTGTCTGCCTGGCTTTCCACAGAAAAACCATGCCTGTTGAAATAGACAAAAGCAGCAATTATCTTTATGCCGATGCCGACAAACTGAAGTTTCCTCTTAAGCTAAGGCGGTGGAGGCAGGGTGATTGGTTTGTTCCCTTTGGAATGAAGGGGAAAAAGAAGTTGAGCGACTATTTTACCGATCGTAAATTTAGCCTGCCGGATAAGGAGGATGTTTGGGTATTGCTTTCAGGCGATGATATAGTATGGATTGTGGGTGAACGTTCCGACAACCGTTTCAGGATCACCGAGAGGAGTATAAATGCTTTTATGGTGGAATATAGGGGGTGCTGA
- the pheS gene encoding phenylalanine--tRNA ligase subunit alpha, translated as MIEKIKTLLSEIEQLKASDANELETARIRYLSKKGIISTLMDDFRSVPADQKREMGMRLNELKQKATEKIQSLKEQFETAGSTNACIDLSRTAYPVPLGTRHPISIVKEEINDIFKRLGFSIAEGPEVEDDWHVFSSLNFADDHPARDMQDTFFVQNDPQIVLRTHTSSVQTRVMEKAQPPIRIICPGRVYRNEAISYRAHCFFHQVEALYVDKDVSFADLKQVLLFFSKEMFGEDTRIRLRPSYFPFTEPSAEMDISCNICGGKGCPFCKHTGWVEILGCGMVDPNVLDNCGIDSKIYSGYALGMGIERITNLKYQVKDLRMFSENDVRFLEQFQPAY; from the coding sequence ATGATAGAGAAAATTAAAACTCTCCTTTCTGAAATTGAGCAATTAAAGGCTTCTGACGCCAACGAGCTGGAAACTGCACGCATAAGGTACCTTAGTAAAAAAGGTATTATCTCAACTCTTATGGACGATTTCCGTTCAGTACCGGCCGATCAGAAGCGTGAAATGGGCATGCGCCTTAACGAATTAAAACAGAAAGCAACCGAAAAAATTCAATCATTAAAAGAGCAGTTCGAAACTGCCGGATCTACCAATGCCTGCATAGATCTTTCACGAACAGCTTATCCTGTTCCCTTGGGAACCCGGCACCCGATATCAATCGTAAAAGAGGAGATAAACGACATCTTCAAAAGGCTCGGATTCTCAATAGCCGAAGGGCCTGAGGTGGAAGACGACTGGCATGTGTTTTCATCTCTGAACTTTGCAGATGATCATCCCGCACGTGATATGCAGGACACATTTTTTGTACAGAATGATCCACAGATAGTGTTGCGTACGCATACATCTTCTGTACAGACACGCGTTATGGAAAAAGCGCAACCGCCAATCCGCATCATCTGTCCAGGACGTGTTTACAGAAACGAAGCTATCTCTTACCGTGCCCACTGCTTTTTCCACCAGGTGGAGGCTCTCTATGTAGATAAAGATGTTTCATTTGCCGATTTAAAACAAGTGCTTCTTTTCTTTTCCAAAGAGATGTTTGGTGAAGATACCAGAATAAGGCTACGCCCTTCATACTTTCCTTTTACCGAGCCCAGTGCCGAGATGGATATATCGTGCAACATATGTGGAGGAAAAGGGTGCCCGTTCTGTAAACATACGGGATGGGTTGAGATTCTCGGATGCGGGATGGTAGATCCCAACGTGCTTGATAATTGTGGTATCGACAGCAAAATCTACTCCGGATATGCTCTTGGAATGGGTATTGAGCGCATAACGAACCTCAAATACCAGGTTAAAGATCTTAGAATGTTCTCTGAGAACGACGTGCGTTTTCTTGAACAGTTTCAGCCAGCTTACTGA
- a CDS encoding DUF4831 family protein, producing the protein MMRVKYFILPVLILAFSSANAQKTIRVNAIKANNYGVIYSLPKTSFEITLLVKKTTSQRGEFYPYAQRYLGAEKPLTENSVTYTLENISVTNRGIPDKTNSFMVEFRAKTSEPFVYLREDGVIVTVNSDPEPVSIQVIEIPEGETVIVNPRRFLSQETLMAGSTARQAELVARQIFDLRRSRTDILTGEAENMPPDGNAYKMVMDEIDMQEKALTQLFTGTVNTEFFTKSYTIVPEEKNIDRMVITRFSEKLGPIDAGNLAGEPVFLSLKNKTPKVDMQLSERERQRLESKLSEGLVYNVPGKADLTIEFRNRILKNAEVDVVQYGSQDVLTKKMFENMKQPVKVLFYPELGAIKQIIQ; encoded by the coding sequence ATGATGAGAGTAAAATATTTTATCCTTCCTGTTTTGATTCTGGCGTTTTCAAGTGCAAACGCTCAGAAAACGATACGGGTAAACGCTATAAAGGCCAATAACTACGGAGTAATCTATTCACTTCCCAAAACATCGTTCGAGATTACATTGCTGGTGAAGAAGACTACCTCGCAGCGGGGTGAATTCTACCCATACGCTCAGCGTTACCTGGGTGCGGAAAAGCCACTGACCGAAAACAGCGTTACATACACGCTTGAAAATATTTCAGTAACAAACAGAGGTATACCAGACAAAACTAACTCGTTTATGGTGGAGTTCCGGGCAAAAACTTCTGAACCTTTTGTCTATCTGAGGGAAGATGGTGTAATTGTGACCGTTAATTCCGACCCTGAGCCTGTTTCCATACAGGTGATAGAGATTCCGGAAGGTGAAACAGTAATCGTGAACCCACGAAGATTCCTTTCACAGGAGACGTTGATGGCAGGCTCCACTGCAAGGCAGGCAGAGCTTGTGGCAAGACAGATTTTCGATCTGCGCCGAAGCAGGACCGATATACTTACCGGCGAGGCGGAAAATATGCCACCCGACGGTAATGCCTATAAAATGGTGATGGACGAGATAGACATGCAGGAAAAAGCATTGACACAGCTTTTTACAGGAACTGTAAACACCGAATTCTTTACAAAAAGTTACACTATTGTTCCTGAAGAGAAGAATATTGACAGGATGGTGATTACCCGTTTTTCAGAAAAACTGGGACCTATTGATGCCGGCAACCTCGCCGGGGAACCTGTTTTCCTGTCGTTAAAAAACAAAACACCGAAGGTGGATATGCAGCTTTCCGAACGCGAACGTCAACGTCTTGAGAGTAAACTAAGCGAAGGATTAGTCTATAATGTTCCGGGCAAGGCCGATCTAACCATTGAGTTCAGAAACAGAATACTCAAAAACGCTGAGGTAGACGTTGTGCAATACGGATCTCAGGATGTGCTCACAAAAAAGATGTTTGAAAATATGAAACAACCGGTCAAAGTGTTGTTTTATCCCGAATTGGGGGCAATAAAACAAATTATCCAGTAA
- a CDS encoding DUF3298 and DUF4163 domain-containing protein, with translation MKRACKLFANKNMIKSFFTAISILIGLGTLTSCFDKRSGKSAKIEYDSIVVRQNIPLLNDNDTTLPYADVKVSFTYPSKFRDAESLTRLQQIFQGTFFGGIEYDSLTPKEAMKRYIDDYTARYKALSNIYYEDKARLEGKMPVWYWYMMYNSNRILFQNDALLSYAVEYSDYEGGAHGSYRILYTNIDLNELVTLSEEDLFVPDYYKSLTDKILSCLMIQNNVDVPDSLLMKGFFTIEDIVPNNNFWLDEIGIHYSYNQYEIAPYSMGVIDVTVPYSYISDILLPDGIISRHFMKN, from the coding sequence ATGAAACGGGCATGTAAACTATTTGCAAATAAGAATATGATTAAGAGCTTCTTCACGGCCATTTCCATTCTCATTGGACTGGGAACACTGACCTCGTGTTTTGATAAGAGAAGTGGAAAATCGGCTAAGATTGAGTACGACAGTATTGTTGTAAGGCAAAATATTCCTCTTTTAAATGATAACGATACTACCCTTCCATATGCCGATGTAAAGGTCTCTTTTACCTATCCTTCAAAATTCAGAGATGCAGAGAGCCTGACAAGGTTACAGCAAATTTTTCAGGGTACTTTTTTCGGTGGAATAGAATATGACAGCCTCACTCCTAAAGAGGCTATGAAGAGGTATATAGACGATTATACGGCCAGATATAAAGCTCTTTCCAACATCTATTACGAAGATAAGGCTCGCCTTGAAGGAAAAATGCCTGTATGGTACTGGTATATGATGTATAACAGCAACAGGATCCTGTTTCAGAATGATGCGTTGTTGAGCTATGCGGTTGAGTATAGTGATTACGAGGGCGGAGCCCACGGTTCATACCGTATTCTATACACTAATATAGATCTTAACGAACTTGTCACGCTGTCTGAAGAAGATTTGTTTGTCCCCGATTATTACAAATCACTTACAGATAAAATACTTAGTTGTTTAATGATCCAAAACAACGTTGATGTACCTGATTCACTTCTGATGAAAGGGTTCTTCACCATTGAGGATATTGTTCCCAACAACAACTTCTGGCTCGATGAAATAGGGATTCATTACTCTTATAACCAGTATGAGATTGCTCCATATTCAATGGGAGTAATTGATGTAACCGTACCCTATTCTTATATTTCGGATATTTTGTTGCCCGATGGCATTATTTCACGGCATTTCATGAAAAATTAA
- the sufB gene encoding Fe-S cluster assembly protein SufB, which produces MQELDQNQILTDLTNQDYKYGFTTDVETFVIEKGLNEDVVRLISMKKDEPEWLLEFRLKAYNQWLSMKMPEWAHLKIPKINYQDIIYYADPTNKKSPKSLDEVDPELLNTFERLGIPLEEQKQLTGVAVDAVMDSVSIKTTFKEVLAEKGIIFSSFSEAVKHHPDLVKKYMGTVVPYKDNYFAALNSAVFSDGSFVYIPKGVRCPMELSTYFRINTANTGQFERTLIVADDDSYVSYLEGCTAPMRDENQLHAAIVEIIALENAEVKYSTVQNWYPGDKNGKGGVYNFVTKRGICKGNNSKISWAQVETGSAITWKYPSCILAGDNSVGEFYSVAVTNNFQQADTGTKMIHLGKNTRSRIVSKGISAGSSQNSYRGLVKVAKKADNARNHSQCDSLLLTDHCGAHTFPYTDIQNPTAILEHEATTSKISEDQIFYCNQRGLGEEEAVSLIVNGYVKEVVNKLPMEFAVEAQKLLEISLEGSVG; this is translated from the coding sequence ATGCAAGAATTAGATCAAAATCAAATATTAACAGATTTAACCAATCAGGATTACAAATACGGATTCACTACTGATGTTGAGACTTTTGTAATTGAAAAGGGATTGAACGAAGACGTAGTACGACTGATTTCAATGAAAAAGGATGAGCCTGAGTGGCTTCTGGAGTTCCGGCTGAAAGCCTATAATCAATGGCTCAGCATGAAGATGCCTGAATGGGCACACCTGAAGATACCGAAGATTAATTATCAGGATATCATATATTATGCAGATCCTACCAATAAAAAAAGTCCGAAGAGCCTTGATGAGGTGGATCCTGAATTGTTGAATACCTTTGAACGTCTCGGTATACCGCTGGAAGAACAGAAGCAGCTGACCGGTGTTGCCGTGGATGCGGTTATGGACAGTGTTTCCATCAAAACCACTTTCAAAGAGGTACTTGCCGAAAAGGGGATAATTTTCAGCTCATTCAGCGAGGCAGTGAAACATCACCCCGATCTGGTTAAGAAATATATGGGAACAGTTGTTCCATACAAGGATAATTATTTCGCTGCTTTAAACTCGGCAGTGTTTAGCGATGGGTCTTTCGTTTATATACCCAAGGGAGTACGCTGCCCAATGGAACTTTCCACCTATTTCCGCATTAACACCGCCAACACGGGACAGTTTGAACGTACACTTATTGTTGCCGATGACGACTCATACGTGAGTTACCTTGAGGGTTGTACTGCCCCTATGCGCGACGAGAACCAGCTTCATGCCGCCATCGTGGAGATTATAGCTCTAGAAAATGCCGAAGTTAAATACTCAACCGTACAGAACTGGTATCCGGGTGATAAAAATGGTAAAGGCGGCGTTTATAATTTTGTGACAAAAAGGGGGATCTGCAAAGGGAACAATTCTAAGATCTCCTGGGCACAGGTAGAAACCGGATCGGCTATAACCTGGAAATACCCTTCATGCATTTTAGCCGGCGACAACTCTGTGGGTGAATTCTACTCTGTGGCTGTCACCAATAATTTCCAGCAGGCAGATACGGGAACAAAGATGATTCATCTGGGAAAAAACACACGTAGCCGAATTGTTTCAAAGGGAATCTCCGCGGGAAGCAGCCAGAACAGCTACAGGGGGCTGGTAAAGGTGGCCAAAAAAGCTGATAATGCACGTAACCACTCACAATGTGACAGCCTGTTGCTTACCGACCATTGCGGCGCTCACACTTTTCCTTACACTGATATTCAAAATCCTACAGCCATTCTGGAGCATGAAGCTACAACGTCAAAGATCAGTGAAGACCAGATCTTCTATTGCAACCAGCGAGGGCTGGGTGAAGAAGAAGCTGTAAGCCTGATAGTGAATGGATATGTAAAAGAGGTAGTTAACAAGCTCCCCATGGAATTTGCTGTAGAAGCACAGAAATTACTCGAGATAAGCCTGGAAGGCAGCGTAGGGTAA
- the ung gene encoding uracil-DNA glycosylase, whose amino-acid sequence MDVKLEQSWKYQLDKEFKKPYFKKLTDFVKHEYSNKTIYPPAKLIFNAFDSCPFNEVKVVIVGQDPYHEPGQAHGLCFSVNNGVQIPPSLINIYKEIESDLGKPVPRSGNLERWAKQGVLLLNATLTVQAHRAGSHQGKGWEEFTDAVIRHLAEDRDHLVFILWGAYAQRKGATIDANRHLILKSPHPSPLSAHRGFFGNKHFSKANDYLQAHGKKPVDW is encoded by the coding sequence ATGGATGTGAAATTGGAACAGAGCTGGAAGTATCAGCTCGATAAGGAATTTAAAAAACCTTATTTCAAGAAACTTACAGATTTTGTTAAGCATGAATATTCAAACAAAACAATTTATCCTCCCGCAAAATTGATTTTCAACGCTTTTGACAGTTGTCCTTTCAACGAAGTGAAAGTGGTAATTGTTGGACAAGATCCCTATCATGAACCGGGTCAGGCTCACGGTTTATGCTTTTCTGTGAACAATGGGGTGCAAATACCTCCGTCACTTATAAATATATATAAAGAGATAGAGAGCGACCTGGGAAAACCTGTTCCCCGTTCAGGAAACCTGGAACGATGGGCAAAGCAGGGGGTACTTCTGCTGAATGCAACCCTAACGGTTCAGGCACATCGTGCCGGATCGCATCAGGGAAAAGGGTGGGAAGAGTTCACCGATGCAGTAATCAGGCATTTAGCTGAAGACCGTGATCACCTGGTATTCATTCTCTGGGGTGCCTATGCGCAAAGAAAAGGTGCTACAATTGATGCGAACAGACATTTAATTTTAAAATCACCACATCCTTCGCCGCTTTCTGCTCACCGGGGATTCTTTGGTAATAAACATTTCAGCAAGGCAAATGATTACCTCCAAGCTCACGGAAAAAAACCTGTCGACTGGTGA
- the asnA gene encoding aspartate--ammonia ligase, which yields MSKLQIPKDYKPLLNLKQTELGIKNIKDFFQVNLASELRLRRVTAPLFVESGTGINDDLNGVERPVRFPIKDMGDKSAEIVHSLAKWKRLTLAEYEIEEGFGIYTDMNAIRADEELDNLHSLYVDQWDWELVINEKDRTVDFLKQIVRRIYAAMLRTEYLVYELFPAIKPQLPARITFINAEELLQKYPEMDVKQREDAITQEYGAVFVIGIGAPLSNGEPHDGRAPDYDDWSTLNAEGYPGLNGDLLVWNPVLEKAVELSSMGIRVDSRSLKQQLKLCGKEDRLSLYFHKRLINNELPLSIGGGIGQSRLCMYYLRKAHIGEIQASLWPHEMRKEAMQKGVFLI from the coding sequence ATGTCAAAATTGCAAATTCCTAAGGATTACAAACCGCTCCTGAACCTGAAACAGACAGAGTTGGGAATAAAGAATATTAAAGATTTTTTCCAGGTCAATCTGGCTTCAGAACTGCGTTTGCGCCGGGTAACAGCTCCTCTTTTCGTGGAAAGCGGTACAGGTATAAACGATGACCTGAACGGTGTGGAGCGGCCTGTACGTTTTCCTATAAAGGATATGGGCGACAAGAGCGCTGAGATAGTGCACTCTCTTGCAAAATGGAAACGGTTAACCCTTGCCGAATATGAAATTGAAGAGGGGTTCGGTATCTATACCGATATGAATGCTATCCGTGCCGATGAAGAACTCGATAACCTGCACTCGCTCTATGTTGATCAATGGGATTGGGAGCTTGTAATAAATGAAAAGGACCGGACTGTGGATTTTCTGAAACAGATAGTCAGGCGTATATATGCTGCAATGCTACGTACTGAATACCTTGTTTATGAGCTGTTTCCTGCAATCAAACCGCAGCTTCCTGCTCGGATCACCTTTATCAACGCCGAAGAGTTGCTACAGAAGTATCCCGAAATGGATGTTAAGCAAAGAGAGGACGCTATCACACAGGAGTATGGTGCCGTATTTGTGATTGGAATAGGAGCACCGCTGTCCAATGGTGAGCCTCATGACGGGCGGGCACCTGATTACGACGACTGGAGCACTTTAAATGCAGAAGGTTATCCCGGGCTCAATGGCGATCTGCTGGTATGGAATCCGGTTCTGGAGAAAGCTGTTGAATTATCTTCAATGGGTATCCGTGTTGATTCCAGATCGCTGAAGCAGCAGCTGAAGCTGTGTGGCAAAGAAGATCGTCTTTCGTTATATTTTCACAAAAGACTTATTAACAATGAGCTCCCACTCTCTATAGGAGGCGGAATCGGGCAATCTCGCTTGTGTATGTACTATCTTCGCAAAGCACATATCGGTGAAATACAGGCTAGCTTATGGCCACATGAAATGAGGAAAGAAGCGATGCAAAAGGGTGTTTTTCTTATTTAG
- a CDS encoding dihydroorotate dehydrogenase: protein MARLEVQIGDLKLKNPVMTASGTFGYGTEYADFIDLGRLGGIFVKGTTLEPREGNDYPRMAETSSGMLNSVGLQNKGVDYFVEHLYPVIKEYNTHMIVNVSGSSIEDYVACAEKLADLEKMPAIELNISCPNVKEGGMAFGTSCVSAAHVTREVRKVFPKTLIVKLSPNVTDISGIARSVEDEGADAVSLVNTFLGMAIDIESRKPKLSTVTGGLSGPCIKPIALRMVWEVFNAVKIPIIGIGGISNWQDAIEFILAGAVAVQIGTYNFIDPAVSVKVVEGINNYLDRHNISSIKELVGKMIVN from the coding sequence ATGGCTAGATTAGAGGTACAAATAGGAGATTTAAAGCTTAAAAATCCGGTAATGACTGCTTCCGGTACGTTTGGTTATGGTACGGAATATGCCGATTTTATTGATTTGGGGCGGCTTGGAGGAATCTTCGTGAAAGGAACAACACTTGAGCCCCGTGAGGGTAATGATTACCCCAGAATGGCCGAAACTTCATCGGGCATGCTCAATTCGGTAGGGCTTCAGAATAAAGGTGTGGACTATTTTGTTGAACATCTTTATCCGGTTATCAAGGAGTACAATACCCATATGATCGTTAACGTATCGGGTTCGTCTATTGAAGATTATGTGGCTTGTGCGGAGAAGCTCGCCGATCTGGAAAAGATGCCTGCCATCGAGCTGAATATCTCCTGCCCCAACGTGAAAGAGGGAGGTATGGCGTTTGGCACATCATGTGTTTCAGCAGCACACGTAACCAGGGAGGTACGTAAGGTATTTCCTAAAACGCTGATAGTTAAGTTGTCGCCTAACGTTACCGATATATCCGGGATTGCCCGTTCGGTAGAAGATGAAGGTGCCGATGCAGTGTCGCTGGTTAACACTTTTCTTGGAATGGCTATTGATATAGAGAGCAGAAAACCCAAGCTTTCTACAGTCACTGGGGGATTATCAGGCCCGTGCATCAAACCAATTGCGTTGCGTATGGTGTGGGAGGTTTTTAATGCAGTAAAAATTCCCATTATCGGCATTGGGGGGATCAGTAACTGGCAGGATGCTATTGAATTCATACTTGCCGGTGCTGTTGCGGTGCAAATAGGGACATACAATTTCATCGATCCTGCAGTATCGGTGAAAGTTGTGGAAGGTATCAATAACTATCTCGACAGGCACAATATCTCCTCCATAAAAGAGTTAGTGGGAAAAATGATTGTAAATTAG
- a CDS encoding dihydroorotate dehydrogenase electron transfer subunit produces MKVLDFTVRSNIALNNRNHLIKISPANEEILPEMFPGQFVQILVDSSPRVFLRRPISINLVDIEKNEIWLLIQKAGEGTGKICETKPGGTINMIYPLGNSFTMPLKKGQYLLVGGGVGTAPLLFLGKKMKENGFKPSFLLGGRTEKDILQRADFERYGTVYFTTEDGSLGEKGFVTSHSLLQEKQYDFIYTCGPKPMMMAVARYAHDKGIGCEASLENLMACGFGACLCCIEKTIKGNVCACTEGPVFNIKELTWLD; encoded by the coding sequence ATGAAAGTGCTCGATTTTACTGTTCGCTCCAATATAGCATTAAACAACAGAAATCATTTGATCAAGATTTCGCCGGCTAACGAAGAAATATTACCGGAAATGTTCCCTGGCCAGTTCGTTCAGATTCTGGTCGATAGTTCACCACGAGTCTTTTTAAGGAGGCCGATATCAATCAACCTGGTAGATATTGAAAAGAACGAGATTTGGCTTCTTATACAAAAAGCAGGTGAGGGAACAGGGAAGATATGTGAAACGAAACCAGGCGGAACCATAAACATGATATACCCTTTGGGAAACTCATTTACCATGCCCTTGAAGAAAGGGCAATATCTGCTTGTAGGTGGAGGGGTAGGTACGGCACCACTGCTTTTTTTAGGTAAAAAAATGAAAGAAAATGGATTTAAACCATCTTTTTTACTGGGAGGTCGTACAGAAAAAGATATTTTGCAGAGAGCAGATTTTGAACGTTATGGCACAGTTTACTTTACAACTGAAGATGGTTCACTGGGAGAGAAAGGATTTGTAACCAGTCACTCACTGTTGCAGGAGAAGCAGTATGATTTTATCTACACCTGCGGTCCCAAGCCAATGATGATGGCAGTTGCACGATATGCGCACGATAAAGGCATAGGATGCGAAGCTTCACTTGAGAATCTTATGGCATGCGGATTTGGAGCTTGTCTATGCTGCATTGAAAAAACTATAAAAGGAAACGTATGTGCCTGCACAGAAGGGCCTGTTTTTAACATAAAAGAACTCACATGGCTAGATTAG